One region of Pogoniulus pusillus isolate bPogPus1 chromosome 19, bPogPus1.pri, whole genome shotgun sequence genomic DNA includes:
- the NONO gene encoding non-POU domain-containing octamer-binding protein isoform X1, which yields MQGNKGFNMEKQNHTPRKQHQHQQHPPPSIPANGQQANSQKQLCTLFPSDEGLTIDLKNFRKPGEKTFTQRSRLFVGNLPPDITEEEMRKLFEKYGKAGEVFIHKDKGFGFIRLETRTLAEIAKVELDNMPLRGKQLRVRFACHSASLTVRNLPQFVSNELLEEAFSVFGQVERAVVIVDDRGRSSGKGIVEFSGKPAARKALDRCSDGSFLLTTFPRPVTVEPMDQYDDEEGLPEKLVIKNQQYHKEREQPPRFAQPGSFEYEYAMRWKALIEMEKQQQEQVDRNIKEAREKLEMEMEAARHEHQVMLMRQDLMRRQEELRRMEELHNQEVQKRKQLELRQEEERRRREEEMRRQQEEMMRRQQEGFKGNFADAREPPDMRMGQMGMGGTIGMNNRGAMGAASVPAAAPPATGPGAMIPDGAIGMTPPPPADRFGQSSAMEGLGAMGGNPPAFNRGNPGGDFGPNKRRRY from the exons ATGCAGGGCAACAAGGGCTTTAACATGGAGAAGCAGAACCATACTCCGCGGAaacagcaccagcaccagcagcacccaccgCCGTCCATCCCCGCGAACGGGCAACAGGCCAACAGCCAGA AGCAGCTGTGTACCTTATTCCCCTCAGATGAAGGCCTGACTATTGACCTGAAGAATTTCCGAAAGCCTGGTGAAAAGACCTTCACCCAAAGAAGCCGTCTGTTTGTGGGAAATCTGCCCccagatattacagaggaagAGATGAGAAAGTTGTTTGAGAAATATGGCAAGGCAGGTGAAGTCTTCATACACAAAGACAAAGGCTTTGGCTTCATCAGACTG GAAACTCGCACTCTGGCGGAGATTGCAAAGGTGGAGCTAGACAACATGCCGCTACGTGGGAAGCAGCTAAGAGTGCGTTTTGCGTGCCACAGCGCATCGCTGACAGTTAGAAACCTGCCTCAGTTTGTGTCCAATGAGCTGCTGGAAGAAGCTTTTTCAGTGTTTGGCCAggtggagagggctgtggttaTTGTCGATGACAGAGGACGATCCTCTGGGAAAGGCATCGTGGAGTTCTCAGGGAAGCCTGCTGCTAGGAAAGCTCTGGATAGATGTAGTGATGGATCTTTCCTGCTAACTAC ATTCCCTCGGCCTGTCACTGTGGAGCCCATGGATCAGTATGATGATGAAGAGGGACTACCAGAGAAACTAGTCATCAAAAACCAGCAATATCACAA GGAGCGCGAGCAGCCACCTCGGtttgcacagcctggcagcttcGAGTATGAATATGCCATGCGCTGGAAGGCTCTCATAGagatggagaagcagcagcaggagcaagtgGACCGCAACATCAAGGAGGCTCgagagaagctggagatggaaatGGAGGCAGCTCGCCACGAGCACCAAGTGATGCTCATGCGGCAAG ATTTAATGAGGCGCCAGGAAGAGCTCAGGAGAATGGAGGAGTTGCATAATCAAGAAGTACAAAAACGTAAACAGTTGGAACTCAG gcaggaggaagaacGCAGGCGCCGTGAGGAGGAGATGAGGAGACAGCAAGAAGAGATGATGAGGCGCCAGCAGGAAGGCTTCAAAGGGAACTTTGCTGATGCG AGGGAGCCTCCAGACATGCGGATGGGGCAGATGGGTATGGGAG gtACTATTGGCATGAACAATAGAGGAGCCATGGGTGCTGCCAGTGTCCCAGCTGCTGCACCTCCTGCGACTGGTCCTGGAGCCATGATACCTGATGGAGCCATAGGAATG
- the NONO gene encoding non-POU domain-containing octamer-binding protein isoform X2 produces the protein MQGNKGFNMEKQNHTPRKQHQHQQHPPPSIPANGQQANSQNEGLTIDLKNFRKPGEKTFTQRSRLFVGNLPPDITEEEMRKLFEKYGKAGEVFIHKDKGFGFIRLETRTLAEIAKVELDNMPLRGKQLRVRFACHSASLTVRNLPQFVSNELLEEAFSVFGQVERAVVIVDDRGRSSGKGIVEFSGKPAARKALDRCSDGSFLLTTFPRPVTVEPMDQYDDEEGLPEKLVIKNQQYHKEREQPPRFAQPGSFEYEYAMRWKALIEMEKQQQEQVDRNIKEAREKLEMEMEAARHEHQVMLMRQDLMRRQEELRRMEELHNQEVQKRKQLELRQEEERRRREEEMRRQQEEMMRRQQEGFKGNFADAREPPDMRMGQMGMGGTIGMNNRGAMGAASVPAAAPPATGPGAMIPDGAIGMTPPPPADRFGQSSAMEGLGAMGGNPPAFNRGNPGGDFGPNKRRRY, from the exons ATGCAGGGCAACAAGGGCTTTAACATGGAGAAGCAGAACCATACTCCGCGGAaacagcaccagcaccagcagcacccaccgCCGTCCATCCCCGCGAACGGGCAACAGGCCAACAGCCAGA ATGAAGGCCTGACTATTGACCTGAAGAATTTCCGAAAGCCTGGTGAAAAGACCTTCACCCAAAGAAGCCGTCTGTTTGTGGGAAATCTGCCCccagatattacagaggaagAGATGAGAAAGTTGTTTGAGAAATATGGCAAGGCAGGTGAAGTCTTCATACACAAAGACAAAGGCTTTGGCTTCATCAGACTG GAAACTCGCACTCTGGCGGAGATTGCAAAGGTGGAGCTAGACAACATGCCGCTACGTGGGAAGCAGCTAAGAGTGCGTTTTGCGTGCCACAGCGCATCGCTGACAGTTAGAAACCTGCCTCAGTTTGTGTCCAATGAGCTGCTGGAAGAAGCTTTTTCAGTGTTTGGCCAggtggagagggctgtggttaTTGTCGATGACAGAGGACGATCCTCTGGGAAAGGCATCGTGGAGTTCTCAGGGAAGCCTGCTGCTAGGAAAGCTCTGGATAGATGTAGTGATGGATCTTTCCTGCTAACTAC ATTCCCTCGGCCTGTCACTGTGGAGCCCATGGATCAGTATGATGATGAAGAGGGACTACCAGAGAAACTAGTCATCAAAAACCAGCAATATCACAA GGAGCGCGAGCAGCCACCTCGGtttgcacagcctggcagcttcGAGTATGAATATGCCATGCGCTGGAAGGCTCTCATAGagatggagaagcagcagcaggagcaagtgGACCGCAACATCAAGGAGGCTCgagagaagctggagatggaaatGGAGGCAGCTCGCCACGAGCACCAAGTGATGCTCATGCGGCAAG ATTTAATGAGGCGCCAGGAAGAGCTCAGGAGAATGGAGGAGTTGCATAATCAAGAAGTACAAAAACGTAAACAGTTGGAACTCAG gcaggaggaagaacGCAGGCGCCGTGAGGAGGAGATGAGGAGACAGCAAGAAGAGATGATGAGGCGCCAGCAGGAAGGCTTCAAAGGGAACTTTGCTGATGCG AGGGAGCCTCCAGACATGCGGATGGGGCAGATGGGTATGGGAG gtACTATTGGCATGAACAATAGAGGAGCCATGGGTGCTGCCAGTGTCCCAGCTGCTGCACCTCCTGCGACTGGTCCTGGAGCCATGATACCTGATGGAGCCATAGGAATG